In Actinoplanes derwentensis, the following proteins share a genomic window:
- the dcd gene encoding dCTP deaminase encodes MLLSDRDLVSEIKSGGFALDPFEPTLMQPSSVDVRLDRFFRVFNNHLYTHIDPAEQQDDLTAPLEVEDGQPFVLHPGEFVLASTLEVVTLGQELAARLEGKSSLGRLGLLTHSTAGFIDPGFSGHVTLELSNVANLPIKLWPGMKIGQLCVFRLSSPAEHAYGSSVYGSRYQNQRGPTPSRSAQNFRTWPTT; translated from the coding sequence ATGCTGCTCTCCGACCGGGACCTGGTCTCCGAGATCAAATCCGGTGGCTTCGCCCTGGATCCGTTCGAGCCGACGTTGATGCAGCCGTCCAGCGTCGACGTTCGCCTGGATCGGTTCTTCCGGGTCTTCAACAACCACCTCTACACGCACATCGACCCGGCCGAGCAGCAGGACGACCTGACTGCCCCGCTCGAGGTCGAGGATGGTCAGCCGTTCGTGTTGCATCCGGGCGAGTTCGTCCTGGCGTCGACGCTTGAGGTGGTCACTCTCGGACAGGAGCTGGCCGCGCGCCTGGAGGGAAAGAGCAGCCTGGGACGGCTCGGACTGCTCACCCATTCGACGGCCGGCTTCATCGACCCGGGCTTCTCGGGGCACGTCACGCTGGAACTCTCCAACGTGGCCAATCTGCCGATCAAGCTCTGGCCGGGGATGAAGATCGGTCAGCTGTGCGTCTTCCGGCTGTCCAGCCCGGCCGAGCACGCCTACGGGTCGAGTGTCTACGGCTCCCGCTATCAGAACCAGCGTGGCCCGACGCCGAGCCGGTCGGCGCAGAACTTCCGGACCTGGCCGACCACCTGA
- a CDS encoding YciI family protein translates to MVGVYLMISTYLKPLDEVDAARADHLSYLAGLEEAGYSVTAGRIDPPTGGIILLDVDTEAEAQELIAEDPYVQRGLATYAAIGWHPARGALAGYQRTRKN, encoded by the coding sequence ATGGTCGGCGTGTATCTGATGATTTCGACGTACCTGAAGCCGCTTGACGAGGTGGACGCTGCTCGGGCGGACCACCTGAGCTACCTCGCCGGGCTGGAGGAGGCCGGCTATTCGGTCACCGCCGGGCGGATCGACCCGCCGACCGGCGGCATCATCCTGTTGGACGTCGACACCGAGGCTGAGGCTCAGGAGCTGATCGCCGAGGACCCGTACGTGCAGCGGGGTCTGGCCACTTACGCCGCCATCGGCTGGCACCCGGCCCGTGGTGCGCTGGCCGGTTACCAGCGCACCCGGAAAAACTAG
- a CDS encoding pyridoxamine 5'-phosphate oxidase family protein, whose protein sequence is MASWSDFAAAEPALADGIRALLQQYGPGMGYLATIRPDGGPRVHPVSPVFTETGLYCFIVDSPKRRDLERDGRYALHAYPPEDNDDEAGLTGRAVPVRDPRTIAHLAGTLHASPDVDWCLFELTIETAMLRHHGPAGALPLAATPFVPAYARTWRAPRRTRRPLAVAS, encoded by the coding sequence ATGGCTTCCTGGTCCGATTTCGCCGCCGCCGAGCCGGCGCTCGCCGACGGCATCCGTGCGCTCCTGCAGCAGTACGGCCCCGGCATGGGCTACCTCGCGACGATCCGCCCCGACGGCGGCCCACGAGTGCATCCGGTGTCGCCGGTCTTCACCGAGACCGGCCTCTACTGCTTCATCGTCGACTCTCCGAAGCGCCGCGACCTGGAACGTGACGGGCGGTATGCACTGCACGCCTACCCGCCGGAGGACAACGACGACGAGGCCGGCCTGACCGGTCGCGCCGTCCCGGTCCGCGACCCACGGACCATCGCTCACCTGGCCGGCACCCTGCATGCCTCGCCCGACGTCGACTGGTGCCTCTTCGAGCTGACCATCGAGACGGCGATGCTCCGCCACCACGGCCCGGCCGGCGCCCTTCCGCTGGCGGCGACCCCGTTCGTCCCCGCCTACGCCCGCACCTGGCGGGCCCCACGCCGCACCCGCCGCCCACTGGCGGTCGCCAGCTGA
- a CDS encoding YcxB family protein, translating into MQIQITAVPDAALNAAATRHGLRRPVLVARLGGWGLLLFAVLSLAVTGTLDAVLLAGGAVLAVAVPVLLINHTARGLRAGRPTTYEFSEGGIASADTESRHAYTWRAVRSVEELSGQLLFRLGGARLLPVPTAGLSPAQIEQVLGTASAQGLPVRRK; encoded by the coding sequence GTGCAGATCCAGATCACCGCGGTTCCCGACGCGGCGCTGAACGCGGCCGCCACCCGGCACGGCCTGCGGCGCCCGGTGCTGGTCGCCCGGCTCGGCGGCTGGGGACTGCTGCTGTTCGCGGTGCTGTCGCTGGCCGTCACCGGCACCCTCGACGCGGTGCTGCTGGCCGGCGGCGCGGTGCTCGCCGTGGCCGTCCCGGTGCTCCTGATCAACCACACCGCCCGTGGGCTGCGCGCCGGACGGCCGACGACCTACGAGTTCAGCGAGGGCGGTATCGCCAGCGCCGACACCGAGAGCCGTCATGCGTACACCTGGCGGGCTGTCCGTTCCGTCGAGGAACTCTCCGGCCAGCTGCTCTTCCGGCTCGGTGGCGCCCGCCTGCTGCCGGTGCCGACGGCCGGGCTCAGCCCCGCCCAGATCGAGCAGGTCCTCGGCACCGCCTCCGCGCAAGGCCTGCCCGTCCGGCGCAAATAA
- a CDS encoding helix-turn-helix domain-containing protein, whose protein sequence is MNPRRSADPGVGERIRARRLLRGWSVRYAASRAGVSHATWSRIERGLQAADNRFMLSDIAGALECAPADLAGSDVPAPDRATAAARAGVLGLRRALIDIDLTDPPDGVAPPMAELRRSVALAEALYRVCDYAGAARLLPGLLRDLHTETAGPDHAEALRLLCDATSMASTALRHLGHPADAWLGAERCRDAADALDDPVLRGHAAYALARAAVACGSYQRGQTLAERAADDLSRHLGRPGGPEILGTLYLVAALASRCRKRLDDSRDWLTEAAVLACRTGETDTMRMYFGPTNVDIWQMSIEVDDGDPARVMEIARRTDPAAIPAGVRQVFYYADTARALARIGGRDRESIRFLLTAERIAPQHVRTSLELAETTRALLDRSRRQAGGSELRGLCERMRVTSH, encoded by the coding sequence ATGAACCCACGACGGAGTGCTGATCCGGGTGTTGGTGAGCGGATTCGGGCTCGGCGGCTGCTGCGTGGGTGGAGTGTTCGGTATGCGGCCAGCCGGGCCGGGGTTTCGCACGCCACCTGGAGCCGGATCGAACGGGGGCTGCAGGCGGCCGACAACCGGTTCATGCTGTCGGACATCGCGGGGGCGCTGGAATGTGCGCCGGCTGACCTGGCGGGCAGTGACGTGCCGGCGCCGGATCGGGCCACTGCGGCGGCGCGGGCGGGGGTGCTCGGGCTGCGCCGGGCACTGATCGACATCGACCTCACCGATCCGCCGGACGGAGTCGCGCCGCCGATGGCCGAGCTGCGGCGCAGCGTCGCCCTGGCGGAAGCGCTGTATCGGGTCTGTGATTACGCCGGGGCCGCACGCCTGCTTCCGGGGCTGCTGCGTGACCTGCACACCGAGACGGCGGGGCCGGATCACGCCGAGGCGTTGCGGCTGCTCTGCGACGCGACCTCGATGGCCTCCACGGCTCTGCGGCATCTGGGGCATCCCGCGGACGCCTGGCTCGGCGCCGAACGGTGCCGGGACGCGGCGGACGCCCTGGACGATCCGGTGCTGCGCGGGCACGCGGCTTACGCGCTGGCCCGCGCGGCTGTCGCCTGCGGTTCCTACCAGCGGGGGCAGACTCTGGCCGAGCGGGCCGCGGACGACCTGAGCCGGCATCTCGGCAGGCCCGGAGGACCTGAGATTCTCGGTACGTTGTACCTGGTGGCCGCCCTGGCCAGCCGCTGCCGGAAGCGCCTCGACGACAGCCGGGACTGGCTGACCGAGGCGGCCGTGCTGGCCTGCCGGACCGGGGAGACCGACACGATGCGGATGTACTTCGGGCCCACCAACGTGGACATCTGGCAGATGAGCATCGAAGTCGACGACGGCGACCCGGCCCGGGTCATGGAGATCGCCCGCCGAACCGATCCGGCGGCGATCCCGGCAGGTGTCCGGCAGGTCTTCTACTACGCCGACACGGCTCGTGCCCTGGCCCGCATCGGTGGCCGGGACCGGGAGTCGATCCGGTTCCTGCTCACTGCGGAGCGGATCGCGCCACAGCACGTACGCACCTCCCTGGAGCTGGCGGAGACCACTCGGGCGCTGCTCGACCGCTCCCGTCGTCAGGCCGGTGGCTCCGAACTGCGCGGGCTGTGCGAACGCATGCGGGTCACCAGCCACTGA
- a CDS encoding phosphoribosyltransferase family protein — protein MTDDLRDLLRTAFHWTDLGPGSDYLVSDRSGWWRDPRILDGLGPALADLFAAEKPTVVVAPEVTGFMVGPLVARALGVGFVEAYRAGARRAIAEPMIWIDIPTDHRGDVQRLGIREKLVGPGDRVLVVDDWAATGAQARGLRELLGSRYVGAAVIVDECPPGVSAELSIRSLLTGVDLDPA, from the coding sequence GTGACCGACGATCTCCGTGATCTTCTCCGAACGGCCTTCCACTGGACCGACCTCGGCCCCGGAAGCGATTACCTAGTCAGCGATCGCTCCGGTTGGTGGCGTGATCCACGGATCCTCGACGGACTCGGCCCTGCCCTGGCTGACCTCTTCGCGGCCGAGAAGCCGACCGTCGTCGTCGCGCCCGAGGTCACCGGATTCATGGTCGGGCCCCTGGTGGCGCGAGCCCTCGGGGTGGGTTTCGTCGAGGCGTACCGGGCCGGTGCCCGCCGGGCCATCGCCGAACCGATGATCTGGATCGACATCCCCACCGACCACCGCGGCGACGTCCAGCGCCTCGGCATCCGGGAGAAACTGGTCGGCCCCGGCGACCGTGTCCTAGTCGTCGACGACTGGGCGGCCACCGGGGCTCAGGCCCGCGGGCTGCGAGAACTTCTAGGTTCGCGGTACGTGGGAGCCGCGGTCATCGTCGACGAATGCCCACCCGGGGTTTCCGCCGAACTGTCCATCCGCAGCCTGCTGACCGGAGTGGACCTGGACCCGGCCTAG
- a CDS encoding PP2C family protein-serine/threonine phosphatase gives MSTFLAGRRPLSPGNRAGVGAALVLLAVVSAVESAERPQADFVGLLAAVPFLAAVFAVWQLVLASGVLATVVGAIFVGIAGTQSGVGIAGTPSGMVGLVNLMGIVLATGVAAAGATIRERQADRIAELLKLAAVAQQAVLRPIGPQVGALAISGRYISATAAADIGGDLYEALDTPYGVRIIIGDVRGKGLDAVRLASIVLGSYRHVAYERADLRTIVQDLDRAVARSVGDEDFVTAALVEERGGTLTIVNCGHPAPLLLRRGQVIPLEPPAPAPPLGFMPEVKARVERLEPGDRLLLFTDGLGEARREGEFFPTADRAWRLLGHGTVGDGLASLETALVDWVYGRLEDDIALVLLEYAGPDGGTAVSVPSWEVGAAGS, from the coding sequence ATGTCTACTTTCCTGGCGGGGCGACGCCCGCTGAGCCCTGGGAACCGCGCCGGCGTCGGCGCGGCTCTCGTGCTGCTCGCCGTCGTGTCCGCCGTGGAGTCGGCCGAACGGCCGCAGGCGGACTTCGTCGGGCTGCTCGCGGCGGTGCCGTTCCTGGCCGCGGTCTTCGCGGTGTGGCAGCTGGTGCTGGCATCGGGTGTGCTCGCGACAGTGGTCGGCGCGATCTTCGTGGGGATCGCGGGCACCCAGAGCGGCGTGGGGATCGCGGGCACCCCGAGTGGCATGGTCGGCCTGGTCAATCTGATGGGCATCGTGCTGGCGACGGGTGTGGCGGCGGCCGGTGCCACGATCCGGGAGCGGCAGGCCGACCGGATCGCCGAGTTGTTGAAGCTGGCGGCGGTGGCTCAGCAGGCGGTGCTGCGGCCGATCGGGCCGCAGGTGGGCGCGCTGGCGATCTCCGGGCGCTACATCTCGGCGACCGCGGCGGCCGACATCGGTGGTGACCTCTACGAGGCGCTGGACACGCCGTACGGGGTGCGGATCATCATCGGGGACGTCCGGGGCAAGGGCCTGGACGCGGTCCGGCTGGCGAGCATCGTGCTGGGGTCGTACCGGCATGTGGCGTACGAGCGGGCCGATCTGCGGACCATCGTGCAGGACCTGGACCGGGCGGTGGCCCGCAGTGTCGGCGACGAGGACTTCGTGACGGCGGCCCTGGTCGAGGAGCGCGGCGGCACTCTGACCATCGTCAACTGTGGACACCCGGCCCCGTTGCTGCTGCGCCGGGGCCAGGTCATCCCGCTGGAGCCGCCGGCGCCGGCTCCCCCGCTGGGTTTCATGCCGGAGGTGAAGGCCCGGGTCGAGCGGCTGGAGCCGGGGGACCGGCTGCTGCTCTTCACCGATGGCCTGGGTGAGGCGCGCCGGGAGGGCGAGTTCTTCCCGACCGCCGACCGCGCGTGGCGCCTGCTGGGCCACGGCACGGTCGGCGATGGGCTGGCGTCGCTGGAGACGGCGCTGGTGGATTGGGTGTACGGCCGTCTCGAGGACGACATCGCACTGGTCCTGCTGGAGTACGCCGGACCGGACGGCGGCACTGCCGTCTCGGTGCCGAGCTGGGAAGTCGGTGCGGCCGGTAGTTAG
- a CDS encoding acyl-CoA dehydrogenase, translating into MTHYKSNLRDLQFNLFEVFGAEKSLGQAPFDEFDLESARDVLAEVDRLAREDLAASYADADRNPPVFDPATHTAPLPESFKKSYETFMASEFWRLDLPSGLGGTPAPRSLVWAVAEQILGANAPIWMYSSGPSFAHVTWIEGTDEQKEWAKLFVEKQWGSTMVLTEPDAGSDVGAGRARAIPQADGSWHIEGVKRFITSGEHDLSDNIIHYVLARPVGVEGVGGPGTKGLSLFIVPKYHFDPATGDLGERNGVYATNVEHKMGIKVSNTCEMTFGEHGTPAKGWLLGEVHQGIRQMFMIIENARMMVGTKAIATLSSGYLNALEYAKNRVQGADLVQNTDKAAPRVTITHHPDVRRSLMLQKSYAEALRALVIYTATWQDKIAIAQAAGDEKTARAASQINDFLLPLVKGVGSERAYELLGAESLQTFGGSGFLQDYPLEQYVRDAKIDTLYEGTTAIQSLDLIFRKIVKDGGRTLGTIAAEIQGFIESEAGNGQLKDERLALGKALGEMQSILTVTLGWLGAVQNGEARELYKIGLSSRRILLAFGDVVLAWLLLRQAEVALNALNGEVSDADKKFYTGKVAAARFFTREILPRIGSDRRIIENTTLDLMDLDEDAF; encoded by the coding sequence ATGACGCATTACAAGAGCAACCTTCGGGACCTCCAGTTCAACCTGTTCGAGGTCTTCGGAGCGGAGAAGTCACTCGGCCAGGCGCCGTTCGACGAGTTCGACCTGGAGTCCGCCCGCGACGTGCTCGCGGAGGTCGACCGGCTGGCCCGCGAGGACCTCGCCGCGAGCTATGCCGATGCCGACCGCAACCCACCGGTCTTCGACCCCGCGACGCACACCGCGCCGCTGCCGGAGTCGTTCAAGAAGTCCTACGAGACCTTCATGGCCTCCGAGTTCTGGCGGCTCGACCTGCCGTCCGGCCTCGGTGGCACGCCGGCGCCGCGGAGCCTGGTCTGGGCCGTCGCCGAGCAGATCCTGGGTGCCAACGCCCCGATCTGGATGTATTCGTCCGGTCCGTCCTTCGCGCACGTGACCTGGATCGAGGGCACCGACGAGCAGAAGGAATGGGCCAAGCTCTTCGTCGAGAAGCAGTGGGGCTCGACCATGGTCCTCACCGAGCCGGACGCCGGCTCGGACGTCGGTGCCGGCCGGGCGCGCGCCATCCCGCAGGCCGACGGTTCGTGGCACATCGAAGGCGTCAAGCGCTTCATCACCTCGGGTGAGCACGACCTGAGCGACAACATCATCCACTACGTGCTGGCCCGCCCGGTGGGCGTCGAAGGTGTGGGTGGCCCTGGCACCAAGGGCCTGTCGCTGTTCATCGTGCCGAAGTACCACTTCGACCCGGCCACCGGTGACCTCGGCGAGCGCAACGGCGTCTACGCCACCAACGTCGAGCACAAGATGGGCATCAAGGTCTCCAACACGTGTGAGATGACCTTCGGTGAGCACGGCACCCCGGCCAAGGGCTGGCTGCTCGGCGAGGTGCACCAGGGTATCCGGCAGATGTTCATGATCATCGAGAACGCCCGGATGATGGTCGGCACCAAGGCGATCGCGACGCTGTCCAGCGGTTACCTGAACGCGCTGGAGTACGCGAAGAACCGTGTCCAGGGCGCCGACCTGGTGCAGAACACCGACAAGGCCGCGCCGCGGGTGACGATCACCCACCACCCGGACGTACGCCGCTCGCTGATGCTCCAGAAGTCGTACGCCGAGGCCCTCCGTGCCCTGGTCATCTACACGGCCACCTGGCAGGACAAGATCGCCATCGCGCAGGCCGCCGGTGACGAGAAGACCGCCCGGGCGGCGAGCCAGATCAACGACTTCCTGCTTCCGCTGGTCAAGGGCGTCGGATCCGAGCGGGCGTACGAGTTGCTCGGCGCCGAGTCGCTGCAGACCTTCGGTGGCTCCGGCTTCCTGCAGGACTACCCGCTGGAGCAGTACGTCCGGGACGCGAAGATCGACACCCTGTACGAGGGCACGACCGCGATCCAGAGCCTCGACCTGATCTTCCGCAAGATCGTCAAGGACGGCGGCCGCACGCTCGGCACGATCGCCGCCGAGATCCAGGGCTTCATCGAGAGCGAGGCCGGCAACGGTCAGCTCAAGGACGAGCGGCTCGCCCTCGGCAAGGCCCTCGGTGAGATGCAGAGTATCCTCACCGTCACTCTGGGCTGGCTCGGTGCGGTGCAGAACGGCGAGGCCCGCGAGCTCTACAAGATCGGCCTGAGCTCGCGCCGGATCCTGCTCGCCTTCGGCGACGTGGTCCTCGCCTGGCTGCTGCTGCGTCAGGCCGAGGTGGCCCTCAACGCCCTGAACGGCGAGGTCTCCGACGCGGACAAGAAGTTCTACACCGGCAAGGTGGCCGCGGCCCGCTTCTTCACCCGCGAGATCCTGCCCCGGATCGGTTCCGACCGCCGGATCATCGAGAACACCACCCTCGACCTGATGGACCTGGACGAGGACGCGTTCTGA